CACCGTGCTGAACCACCTCCTCGCCGGCCGCGGGGGCACCCGTATCGGCGTCGTCGTCAACGACTTCGGCTCCATCGAGGTCGACGCGATGTCGGTGGCCGGCCAGGTCGGGGACTCGATGGTCTCCCTCGGCGGCGGCTGCCTGTGCTGCGCCGTCGACGGCAGTGAACTGGACGCGTACCTGGAGAAGCTCTCCGCGCCCGTCCACCGCATCGACGTGATCGTCATCGAGGCGAGCGGCCTGGCCGAACCCCAGGAGATGATCCGCATGCTGCTGGCCAACGAGAACCCGGCCGTCCGGTACGGCGGCATGGTGGAGGTCGTGGACGCGGCGGAATTCGACGCCACCCGGGCCCGGCATCCCGAGACCGACCGCCACCTCGCCGTCGCGGACCTGGTGGTGCTCAACAAGACCGACCGGGTCACCGCGGGCGAACGGACCAGGATCCAGACCGAACTCGCCGCGCTCTGCGCACCGGGCACCCCCGTCGTGGGCGCCGACCACGGCCGTGTCGACCCGGAGCTGCTCTTCGACCGCCGGCCCTGGACCGAGACCCGCGGGCAGCTGTCCTTCGAGGACCTGCTCGCGGAGGCCGAGGGCCACGACCGCTGCGCCCACACCCACGCCGCCTACGAGAGCACGGAGTTCACCTCGCGGCAGGCCCTCTCCCCGCGCCGGTTCATGGACTTCCTCGACCGGCGCCCGGCCGGGCTCTACCGGATCAAGGGCTTCGTGTACTTCGGGGTCCCCGGACACGAGGAGCGCTACGAGATC
This DNA window, taken from Streptomyces sp. TN58, encodes the following:
- a CDS encoding CobW family GTP-binding protein — protein: MNSRQPIPVVVLAGFLGSGKTTVLNHLLAGRGGTRIGVVVNDFGSIEVDAMSVAGQVGDSMVSLGGGCLCCAVDGSELDAYLEKLSAPVHRIDVIVIEASGLAEPQEMIRMLLANENPAVRYGGMVEVVDAAEFDATRARHPETDRHLAVADLVVLNKTDRVTAGERTRIQTELAALCAPGTPVVGADHGRVDPELLFDRRPWTETRGQLSFEDLLAEAEGHDRCAHTHAAYESTEFTSRQALSPRRFMDFLDRRPAGLYRIKGFVYFGVPGHEERYEIQAVGRFLRFAPRPWGPGEPRLTQLVLIGAGTDGQGLVRELEACLEEAPQDANPESMWGVLRYVDRPAEDWGDAREPDPSEAPWTD